The Argonema galeatum A003/A1 DNA segment TGTGGCTGGCGGTGCTTTTGCTGCCCATGCTCTGAAGGAAAAGTTGAGCGATCGATCGCTTGAAATTTTTGAAACTGGCGCTCGTTACCAAATGTATCACGCTTTGGCACTTTTGCTGGTGGCGTTGCTGTTAACTCGCGCCGAAATACCCCAAACTTCTTTAGTAGCAGCTGGGTTTGCGTTCATCGCTGGCGTTGCGCTTTTCTCCGGTAGTTTGTACGCGCTGAGTTTCAGTGGGATTAAGTGGCTGGGTGCAATTACTCCCTTGGGAGGAGTAGCTTTTATGGTGGGATGGGGTTGTTTGGCAGTTGCTGCTTTGAGCTTTAAGTATTAATCATATCTTGTCCGGTTGCATCGTTAGTACATGAGTGATATCGTCAATTTGTCTGTTTTCATCGTTGGTTAAATTTTTACCGCAGACTTCG contains these protein-coding regions:
- a CDS encoding DUF423 domain-containing protein, which gives rise to MVKVFLVVASILGGLSVAGGAFAAHALKEKLSDRSLEIFETGARYQMYHALALLLVALLLTRAEIPQTSLVAAGFAFIAGVALFSGSLYALSFSGIKWLGAITPLGGVAFMVGWGCLAVAALSFKY